The Borrelia sp. HM sequence TTTTATTTAAGATGCTTTTTGAAATATAAAAACCATTGGTTTTTGCTAAATCAATAAAAGCAATATCCTCAACATATTTCATAAAAGCTAAGTTCCAAATAAAATATTCTATATCAACAGAATTATTATTTTTTGTTAAATTAGAATAAAAATTTGAGTAATAATTAACATATTGAGCAAATTTATTGTCTTTTTCATAGTAAATTGGCTGTCTCTTATAAGATCCAAACTTTAACTTAGATGAACCAATAGTATCAAATACACCTGACATTAAGGGCACAATAATAAACCCAGCCACAATCAATATAAGTGCTAAGAGTCCCCATTTGCCAACTCTTCTATCATTAAAATCAATACTAGATACTTCTTTAGATACAACTTCTTTTGTTCTATTTACTCTATTATGCATAAAAACAACCTTTAATAACTTAAGTAATATAACATTTTAAGTACTAAAATAGCATAATTAAAATATTATTTCAATTAAAGAATTCATATCAAAAATCATTTTTGGTACTATAATAAGCATAATATGCTATATAATTATTGATAATATTAGGTTTAAACCTCTTATAACGTAACATAAAAAGATGATGCATATGAATAATGAGTTTAATATCAAAATCAATCAAGAAGAGCTTAATAGGTTAACCAGAATAATATATAATAATTTTGGTATTAACCTTACCGAGAAAAAAAAGTTGCTAATCGAAAGCAGATTGTCATCAATCATCAAAGCAAAAAATTTTAATAATTTTACAGAATACATCAATTATTTAGAAAATTATAAAAATCAAATGCCTTTAATAGAATTAGTTGATAAAATATCAACTAATCATACTTATTTCTTCAGAGAACATAATCATTTTGAATTCCTTGAAAGGAAAATATTACCCACAATATTTAATCAAGCATCTCAATTAGGAGAAGAAGAAATTCGCATATGGTCATCTGGATGTTCAAGCGGAGAAGAACCATATACAATTGCAATGATATTAAATGAATATATAAACAACAACCAAATTCAATGTAAGACAAAAATATTAGCAACAGATATTTCAATTACTGTCCTTAATGAAGCTAAGCAAGGAATCTATACACAAGACCGTATAAAAACACTGCCAAAGTATTTAAAAATCAAATACTTAAATAAAGTTACAAATGAGCAATTTGAAGTCAAAGACATACTGAAAAGAATGATACAGTTTAAAAAATTAAATCTCATGAATGAAATTTTTCCATTCAAGAAACAATTTGATTTAATATTCTGTAGAAACGTAATGATTTATTTTGATGAAAAGACTAGAAATAAACTTGCTGAAAAATTCAGTCAACATTTAAAAGACGACGCTTATTTACTTATTGGTCATTCAGAAACAATTAGAAGTAATAAAACTTTAAAGTATATAATGCCAGCAACATATAAAAAATCAACCAGATAAACTAAAAATAACTTATTCATAAATTAGCTGTTTTTAAGTGCATTTTTTTTATTTTCTAAAATCAATCAATAAAGTCTTTTTATTTTCAACTAATAACTACTATTAAGTTAGATTTACTTTTTCACCTACCTTAATAAAATAAAGTAATTCACCTATTGTTGCAACATGGTCCCCTACTCTTTCTAAAAAACTATTTAAAAATAGGATATTTAAAAGATAATCTAAATTTTCTGGATTATCTTTCATAGCATTAATCACAACTGTTTTTTGTTTTGAAAATAATTTATCAATAACGTTATCATACTTGACTATCTTAAGTATTTTAATAAAATCTCCATCAAAGTAAGCATCAAAAATATTTGAAAGCATATCCTTTGCCGTATCTGCCATCTCCCTTAAAGGCTTTTGATAAATGTCAACTGAAGAAAAATTACCCACATCAGACTCCAAAAGCAATACAACCTTTACAATTTTAGTAGAATGATCAGCAATACGTTCAAGAGAGCTAATTATTTTGATAATCGCCAAAATTTCTCTAAGTTCAGTTGCAACAGGATGTTCAGTAGCAATTATTCTCCCACATAAATCTTCAATATCATATTGGTAATCATCTATCATTTTTTCATCCTCATTAATAATCTTTTTAG is a genomic window containing:
- a CDS encoding protein-glutamate O-methyltransferase, which codes for MHMNNEFNIKINQEELNRLTRIIYNNFGINLTEKKKLLIESRLSSIIKAKNFNNFTEYINYLENYKNQMPLIELVDKISTNHTYFFREHNHFEFLERKILPTIFNQASQLGEEEIRIWSSGCSSGEEPYTIAMILNEYINNNQIQCKTKILATDISITVLNEAKQGIYTQDRIKTLPKYLKIKYLNKVTNEQFEVKDILKRMIQFKKLNLMNEIFPFKKQFDLIFCRNVMIYFDEKTRNKLAEKFSQHLKDDAYLLIGHSETIRSNKTLKYIMPATYKKSTR
- the phoU gene encoding phosphate signaling complex protein PhoU — encoded protein: MIRRRLTKQLEVIKDYLWDMKECVLKIIENSLIALESRDKNLAKKIINEDEKMIDDYQYDIEDLCGRIIATEHPVATELREILAIIKIISSLERIADHSTKIVKVVLLLESDVGNFSSVDIYQKPLREMADTAKDMLSNIFDAYFDGDFIKILKIVKYDNVIDKLFSKQKTVVINAMKDNPENLDYLLNILFLNSFLERVGDHVATIGELLYFIKVGEKVNLT